In Brienomyrus brachyistius isolate T26 chromosome 19, BBRACH_0.4, whole genome shotgun sequence, one DNA window encodes the following:
- the sod2 gene encoding superoxide dismutase [Mn], mitochondrial isoform X2, whose protein sequence is MQLHHSKHHATYVNNLNIADEKYKEALAKGDITTQVALQPALKFNGGGHINHTIFWTNLSPNGGGEPQGELLEAIKRDFGSFEKMKEKMSTASVAVQGSGWGWLGFDKESGRLRIAACANQDPLQGTTGLIPLLGIDVWEHAYYLQYKNVRPDYVKAIWNVVNWENVNDRLQAAKK, encoded by the exons ATGCAGCTGCACCACAGCAAACACCACGCCACTTACGTCAACAACCTCAACATCGCCGATGAGAAGTACAAGGAGGCGCTAGCCAAGG GTGACATAACGACCCAGGTGGCTTTGCAGCCAGCCTTAAAGTTTAATGGCGGCGGGCACATCAACCACACCATCTTCTGGACGAACCTTTCCCCAAACGGTGGCGGGGAGCCACAAG GGGAGCTGTTGGAAGCCATAAAGCGGGATTTTGGCTCCTTTGAGAAGATGAAGGAGAAGATGTCTACAGCTTCAGTTGCTGTGCAGGGCTCTGGATGGGGATGGCTGGGCTTTGATAAGGAGAGTGGCCGCCTGCGGATTGCAGCCTGCGCCAACCAGGACCCCCTTCAGGGGACAACAG GCCTGATTCCGCTGCTTGGCATCGACGTATGGGAGCATGCCTACTATCTGCAGTACAAGAACGTGAGACCAGACTACGTGAAAGCCATCTGGAACGTGGTGAACTGGGAGAACGTGAACGATAGGCTCCAGGCAGCAAAGAAATGA
- the sod2 gene encoding superoxide dismutase [Mn], mitochondrial isoform X1, translating to MVPSPASLNWNFKGKSLCADKAAVGLSLLIMLRRYSFCLRPALSYLASRQKHSLPDLTYDYGALEPHVSAEIMQLHHSKHHATYVNNLNIADEKYKEALAKGDITTQVALQPALKFNGGGHINHTIFWTNLSPNGGGEPQGELLEAIKRDFGSFEKMKEKMSTASVAVQGSGWGWLGFDKESGRLRIAACANQDPLQGTTGLIPLLGIDVWEHAYYLQYKNVRPDYVKAIWNVVNWENVNDRLQAAKK from the exons ATGGTACCGTCGCCAGCGAGTTTAAATTGGAATTTCAAGGGCAAGTCGCTCTGCGCGGATAAGGCCGCTGTCGGACTGTCTCTGTTAATCATGCTGCGCAG gtattcCTTCTGTCTGCGACCTGCCCTGAGCTACCTGGCATCTAGGCAGAAGCACTCGCTCCCCGATCTTACCTACGATTATGGGGCCCTGGAGCCCCACGTCAGTGCTGAGATCATGCAGCTGCACCACAGCAAACACCACGCCACTTACGTCAACAACCTCAACATCGCCGATGAGAAGTACAAGGAGGCGCTAGCCAAGG GTGACATAACGACCCAGGTGGCTTTGCAGCCAGCCTTAAAGTTTAATGGCGGCGGGCACATCAACCACACCATCTTCTGGACGAACCTTTCCCCAAACGGTGGCGGGGAGCCACAAG GGGAGCTGTTGGAAGCCATAAAGCGGGATTTTGGCTCCTTTGAGAAGATGAAGGAGAAGATGTCTACAGCTTCAGTTGCTGTGCAGGGCTCTGGATGGGGATGGCTGGGCTTTGATAAGGAGAGTGGCCGCCTGCGGATTGCAGCCTGCGCCAACCAGGACCCCCTTCAGGGGACAACAG GCCTGATTCCGCTGCTTGGCATCGACGTATGGGAGCATGCCTACTATCTGCAGTACAAGAACGTGAGACCAGACTACGTGAAAGCCATCTGGAACGTGGTGAACTGGGAGAACGTGAACGATAGGCTCCAGGCAGCAAAGAAATGA